A section of the Primulina eburnea isolate SZY01 chromosome 1, ASM2296580v1, whole genome shotgun sequence genome encodes:
- the LOC140839335 gene encoding uncharacterized protein isoform X2: MNRDEVVKTLLNRARIDPGFTSLVWQKLEEENAEFFRAYYIRLKLKKQIISFNHLLEHQYHLMRYQVPPKVPLVPAQNGIHPMHNGIHPMPVNNLPMGYPVMQQPPVRATGQPHIDPMGFPTPNCHIVNGIPAPGNYLPMRMNSGNEMAIDNTAANVSSVMPPNNGISSMSDLPASPTSVASSSHFPFTASEISGMAVDTSTLDTAFTTDMAGSVGLQLSQDSGAGNSRDSLRSLAQIPWNFSLSDLTADLSNLGDLGALGNYPGSPFLPSDSDILLDSPEQEDIVEEFFVDSDSIPEQCQRSDEDKP; this comes from the exons ATGAATAGAGATGAGGTGGTGAAGACCCTACTTAATCGTGCCCGGATAGATCCTGGATTCACCTCTTTAG TATGGCAGAAACTAGAAGAAGAAAATGCTGAATTTTTCCGGGCCTACTATATAAGGCTGAAATTGAAGAAGCAAATCATCTCATTTAACCACTTGCTTGAGCATCAGTATCATCTGATGAGGTATCAAGTGCCTCCTAAGGTCCCCTTGGTTCCTGCACAGAATGGAATTCATCCAATGCACAATGGAATCCATCCAATGCCCG TCAACAACTTACCTATGGGATACCCAGTCATGCAGCAGCCTCCAGTTCGTGCTACAGGGCAACCTCATATTGATCCCATGGGCTTTCCCACACCCAACTGTCACATTGTCAACGGAATTCCAGCTCCAGGAAATTATCTTCCGATGCGGATGAATTCTGGAAATGA AATGGCGATCGACAATACTGCAGCTAATGTATCGTCTGTTATGCCACCAAACAATGGGATCTCATCTATGTCAGATTTGCCTGCTAGCCCCACTTCAGTGGCATCAAGTAGCCATTTTCCCTTTACTGCATCGGAAATATCAGGCATGGCCGTGGATACTTCAACCCTTGATACGGCTTTCACGACAGACATGGCTGGTTCGGTGGGACTGCAGCTTTCCCAAGATAGTGGAGCTGGGAATTCCAGAGATTCACTCAGATCCTTGGCTCAGATTCCATGGAATTTTAGCCTTTCGGACCTAACTGCAGATTTGTCAAACTTGGGAG ACTTGGGAGCTCTCGGAAATTATCCTGGATCGCCATTTTTGCCTTCTGATTCAGATATCCTACTTGATTCTCCGGAACAAGAGGATATAG TCGAGGAGTTCTTCGTTGATTCGGATTCCATCCCCGAGCAATGCCAACGATCCGATGAAGATAAACCGTAG